The Raphanus sativus cultivar WK10039 unplaced genomic scaffold, ASM80110v3 Scaffold2237, whole genome shotgun sequence nucleotide sequence TGAGGTATGACCAGTTGAAGATGTTATAAGTTTTAAGGAAAAGGAAGTAAAAACAGATTAGGGGATCTACATGTTCcaagttgctcaaaaaaaaaaaaaaaaaaagatctacaTGTTCCAAGTTTTGCCTCCCTCAAAAAGTTTATAAACATTAGAGTATGATCAGTTGAAGATGTTACAAGTTTTAAGGAAAAGGAAGTAAAAACAGACTAGGATCTACATGTTCCAAGTTTTGGCTCGTTGATACTTCAAATACATTTTTGATAATAAACTCAAAAGCTACAGAGCACAACGGAAATACTCCAGCGACCGATCATAATTGCAATTAGAATGAGAATACTCTAGTCTACAATACTCCATTAACCAAATTGGTGAGCCCGTACCAAGATATAATGAAACTGCAAGCAGAAGCAGGTCCAAAACTGGAACGTGCAGAATGAAAACACCAAAAGTAAAAtgaaaaatcacaaaacatacATACAAAAGCTATAGTATATAAGTTTTATGACTGATATGCCTTATTCCCATCTAAAGTTACTCGACCGTCTGATCATTAAGATTACAACACACATTGATTTCTCGATAACTATACACACAATTATTCCCGAAACAAACGTTTTCCCTTCTCATTTTCCTCCAAAGCCAAAGCAGCAACACTGTcaattacagaaaaaaaaaaaaaacaaatttacaaaagaaaaaatgttttcagTGAGAAGCAAGGAGCTTGAAGGAGGGAGTGTCTTACTTTGGAACTGCTAGAAGGGCTTTTACGGGAGCTGGCGTGAGTCGGCGTTCTGGAAGATCCACTCACATTATTAGCTCCAGTGCTCCTCTCTTCACGGACTTTGTTGAAAATGTGTGTATATCCATCAGCTGACGCCGGATTATTCTCATCCCAATCACCGAATTTCGGCACCACCGTCACTTTTTCAGGCTGTAAAAACATTTTGAAACCGTTAAATTCCAGTTTATTATGGAattccaacttaaaatcaattggtcaTATAACCTTTATAACCCTTAAATTCTCGACATGAGATATTTTATCCATAAtagattttagataattagacaAATAGTTGTGGAACACAAAAGCCTCAAAAAGTGAGATCTTACGCTTTCGTCAGGTCTAAGGTTTGGTTTGGGCTTTGATCTTGCAGCGCCGCCATCATATGAGTTCTTATGCAATGGGGACTTATTATCGTAGCTATTGTTCTGAGAAGACTTTCCTTGTCTTTTCTCGTTTGATGAACTCCCACtaccatcaccaccaccaccaaactGCTTCAGCTCGCTCTCTTCTCGGCTTCTCGTCCCTTCGCGCGACTTTCTAACCGGGTGGTCAACAACTTCCTCAGGTTTGGTCCTCGAATCCGAGTTATACTCCGGGTCGTTCGGGTTCGTTACTCTACTCCCTGGGGCGGCGCGTCCTTTACGCGCTTTCTCAAAGTAAGCCGTGTAAGGAACATTCTCCTCTCCTTCCCAGTTCCCAAACTTTGGAACATTCGAACGCTCCTTTGCAATTTTAATTACAtagaaacaaaattcaaaatcagctctcaacaacaaaacaaaagggTATAATCGGAATAACGAACTCTAGAGAACGATTCTTATTACAGAACAAGATTTGCAACAAGACAAACATCTCTTTTGCAGTTTCCTTGTCACTAAGATATTTTCTTATCTAATCTAGCAAAATCAGAATTTGAATCGAATCGTGATTTttcagagaaacttactgccaTGAGAGAAGCTAGTCCAGAGAGAGGATACCTTTAGGAAGAAAGAGAGATGATATGTGATAAGGAGAattgacgaagaagaagaaagagaagaggtTTATCAAACGTTGACTAGTGTGATACTTGACTTTTCAATTCTATTGTCTTTGCCT carries:
- the LOC108862608 gene encoding RPM1-interacting protein 4 gives rise to the protein MAERSNVPKFGNWEGEENVPYTAYFEKARKGRAAPGSRVTNPNDPEYNSDSRTKPEEVVDHPVRKSREGTRSREESELKQFGGGGDGSGSSSNEKRQGKSSQNNSYDNKSPLHKNSYDGGAARSKPKPNLRPDESPEKVTVVPKFGDWDENNPASADGYTHIFNKVREERSTGANNVSGSSRTPTHASSRKSPSSSSKCCCFGFGGK